A segment of the Gemmatimonadota bacterium genome:
AGTTGGTCGCTCTTGAGCAGGGGTTCTTCACCAGTGAGCTGACGGAGGATGTCCCGAAGCCGGTCATCTATTGCGAAATCGCGGAACGTCGGGTGGCGCAAATACGGACTGTCGATCTTGCGCGGAGCGGTCTCGCCTGATTCGGAACGATCCAGCAGATAACCCTCCATGGATTCCTCTACGTCCATGGCATCCGCCGTTTCCACGGCCAATCGGGCGACTTCGTCCGCTTCATCGGGAGAATAGACGCCCTCGACCACAAGCCATCCACGCTCGTGGAATATCCGGACCTGTTCTTCGCTGATCATTCCGTCATCCTTCCCGGTCGCCGCCAATCGTCCGTCATCCGTTCCGCAGTGCGTCCAGGTTGTCCTGCAGGACGCGCATTCCGTAGCCCATTGGGCTTCCGACGTTGATGTACCGATAGCCCCAGTCGATCTTTTCTCGGATCTCCTCCATACCGTCCAGGGTGGTGCCCGCCATGATGCCTGAACCATCCAGGCGCTTCGGAACATCCCGCATAATCGACTGTACCTCCCTGGAATCCGTCTGGGTGATCACGCCCAGGGTGGCGGACAGGTCCGTGGGACCGACGAAGAGCACGTCGATCCCATCGACCTGCATGATCTCGTCGAGGTTCTCGTAGGCTTCCAGGCTTTCGATCTGGAGCACGAGGACGGTCTCTTCATTAGCCGTCCGGACCACATGGTTGAAATCCAGTCCCGCCAACATGGCCCAGTAAGGTGAAATACCCCGGTTTCCTTCCGGAGCGTACCGGGCATACTGAACGGCGCGCTCCGCCTCTTCGGCGGTGTTGACCTGGGGTATCATGACGGCCACTGCACCGATGT
Coding sequences within it:
- a CDS encoding aldolase/citrate lyase family protein, whose product is MKYPNPLKQRIRDGELLLGTVLPAHDSFTASVVCRSDVDFLWIDTEHSASAVEDLDMVPVIARQRDVAPMIRVAWNDPALVKKAYDIGAVAVMIPQVNTAEEAERAVQYARYAPEGNRGISPYWAMLAGLDFNHVVRTANEETVLVLQIESLEAYENLDEIMQVDGIDVLFVGPTDLSATLGVITQTDSREVQSIMRDVPKRLDGSGIMAGTTLDGMEEIREKIDWGYRYINVGSPMGYGMRVLQDNLDALRNG